The Etheostoma spectabile isolate EspeVRDwgs_2016 unplaced genomic scaffold, UIUC_Espe_1.0 scaffold285, whole genome shotgun sequence sequence TGTGTTTAATGCATTCATTGACCAAAAAAGACCTAAAATACTTTCAAAGAGCCCctaatattatgctttttgggaTTTGTCCCATCTTTTAGTGTTTAATATAGTAAATTGTGTATATAATAGGTatataaagtacaaaaaaagcTTTCTTTTCCAGAGACTGGGAGCTATGTTtaaatggaaacacacttttgtGTGTAAAATTCAATGTAGTATGTACTCCAGACGGCTACACGCCTGCATAGAGCCTTCCTTCTACTTAGAACTTATACTAAACTTATACTACTTCTCTACCTAGTGGGGTAAAGcgaaaaaaagctgaaaaacaacaggaggTGGAGTTATTGCTCCaaacaatgcacacacaaacacaaatacacatgcggcgcacacacacacagtgcatttCTACCCTTAAAACGGGAATGCAATTAACGTTTTTAAGATTTCCACTCTGGAGGGTGGtttcacttttttgtgtttttaagccCCACAAACGCCGTCGCCAACTAAACAAAAGAAACGTGCTTAAATATTTTTACGTTTTCACCCGCGAGTGTATTCGCGTAAACAGAATAATTCAGGAAGGTGTTTCGAGCTGGtcagtttgatgtttttttaacatctatGCATGTAAATCTATTCTAGTAGACCCCAAGAGTATAACTAGGATGCTGAAAAGGAGTACAAACGGGGCTCTTTAACAGCCCTTTAACTCTTTCTCTTAACtccccatgcacacacacatgaaggccctgctattctcttaaagagatcgacgcacacaccaacacatgcaTGTATAAACTTCTGACCACCTACGTAGGCTACGGCGACTCAGCGTGGAGCCTAACCAGAACTATAAATCAGCCTTAAGACGAATGTGTGTGAGCTGGAGTGTGTAGTTGAAAACTAACCTGGAGGTgtcctcttcatcttcatcagagcccaactcctcctcctccccactCATCCTGCATCTCATCTGGTAGACAGACATGCTGGGGTGCTCTATCAGCAGGTTCTCCAGGGGATCCTCCTCAGGGGCCGATAGCAGCCCGCTCCCTATACAAACAACATCCCAGTTCACACAGATCTGTTTTCATCCCAGTCCATATGTAGATGTGAATGTACAGTATTGGTTCACCTGTGGCAGGGTTTATTTCTCACCTGAGAGATTAACAATCACCCATCCTCCCTCCTCAAACTCCATCAGCTCCTCGTAAGTGTCCCCTGCTGCCTCAAAGTCCTCCCCGGCGTTCCCGAGCAGATGAGAAAGAATCTTTCCGATCATCTTTATGCCTCTACTACAATCTGTAAATTAACAACAACGAGCAGGTGAATTACAAGAATGCACCAAAGACCATGTTTAATCACGATATTGATTCTGTGGACAATGATATTTGCTGAtatcttaaaggtcccaggacatggtgctctttggatgtttttatatagaccttagtggtcccctagtactgtaNNNNNNNNNNcttttatatagaccttagtggtcccctaatactgtaactatagtctcttttatatacccttagtggtcccctaatactgtatctgaagtctcttttatatagaccttattggtccccaatactgtattgaagtctcttttatatagaccttagtggtccctaatacgtactgaagtctcttttatatcccttagtggtcccctaatactgtatctgaagtctcttttatatagaccttagtggtcccctaatactgtaatctgaagtctctttattagaccttagtggtcccctaatactgtatctgagtctctttatatagaccttagtggtcccctaatactgtatctggagtctcttttatatagaccttagtggtccccaaatactgtatctgaagtcaacAGAAGAACAATATCATAGGCCCATTTAACAcagaaaaaagactaaaacacgGATTTGACGACGTTATTACTGAGCCTTTctatacatttaaaattcaaaacaaacttatttttattaaatatatatctcaaataaaatacaaagtgGGAATCTAAAGCTAATATTACAGACAATATGATCAATAGTTTCACTTTGcaatagagataggcatggggaactttccataNNNNNNNNNNtctcaatgcaaatcaaaccagttattagtctaactgaaatcaCACCCTGCCAATCTCtttgtatggtgaagggtatgtgatgatgggggggctattttaatcccaaaggccaagggaacttcatcaggatgcatANNNNNNNNNNatccatgaaataactggcctttaaaaataaaaatctccctacctctatgggaatttaacatatgtgtgtacagtatgtgtttatttgtgccccctgtattttaaggaagaacatttatttatttacaacacattttcattctcaaagaaaattggtgtccttaaaggttggattttcctaaattcttTGAactaaggcattaagatctatttccaaaagatgtttttttattcctctttttaatcaactttagacTGGTGTGTGTAAAcatatgcaagccactgtataatCCATTCTTTAAATGTCAAAGTGAGCACTGACATGACCTCTCCAACTCCTCCCTGCTTGTTTTTCGTGTGCAAATTAGCAATGCATGTGGCTCCCTCTTGAGGCTGCCCCAATACACACTCCCCAAAGTcttccacagacacacacagcacatgctTGCTCTTGATCAACAACAACTGATTCCATTGCGCAAGCTCAGGAACCAGCTGAGTTGTGACGCTGCTGTGGCGCAGAGTCACAACTGAGCAGAAATGTCTGAGGGAACACGATGGTACAAGAGGCTGAAATTACACTGAGCAGCAATATTATAACTGTATATCTGTGTGGTTCAGATTTCTTCCATGACTTCAGACTGCAGCTGACTGTTGGCGTGTGTGCTAGTTCCTGCTGGTACAGGTTCCCATGCCAGTCTTGGGCAAAGATATTCAAATCTCTTAATATTGcactaaaactgaaaaaatcaTACAGccacaataaataaaagtagtCAACGAAGTGATCATAAGATTATTGACCTCATCCCATGCCAACAGTGTGTGAAGGTTGAATTAAGGGTCCATTTTTACTTATGTAATCCTCCTTATATTTGCTGATCAGATCCAGGCAACAACAGACCCTCATTTGTTTCCTCTGCTAAATCTCAAAATGTATTATGTGGCCATATTATACCATGATTTAGTAGATGTCGGCTGTTGTTGTTTAAGACAAACATATCCATAAATTAACCTGTGTTTTCCACAATGTGTGGATGCCTTCCTGCCtgtttgtcagtgtgtttgCCCCGAATGTAATACCACCCCTCCCTGTAAATCCATAATCGCCCCATCAAGCCTTTTATAACTTGATATCCAGAGAAAACAGCTGAGTGCATGCTCAGATATAAGTGTTGCTTCATTTCTTGTAATGACAGCTGCTCGCATTATGTAAGGGTTTTGGACTGGTGTGTGTACGTACAGCATAGACTACATTACAAAGACATCACATAACCAATGTTCTTACAGAACAAAAGATAAATGCGATCCAAGGCTCATAATGCTCAGTGGCCATAgttataatttgttttacttaCCCGACCAAATAAAGTATGATTGTCTTTGGGTGTGGTCGTTGTAACGGATCCCCGTTCTCTAGCTGTTCTTCGGAGATTGTTTTGATCTCAAAGTTGTTTATCGGCGAGTCCTCGCTGTGTCCTGGAACGTCACCAAGCCCCGCCCACTGAGGCGGGGCCGTGGACAGAGCGGGTACGCGTCAGTCACTGCGTCATACGTGCACCACCCAAATCCACTTTTCCTTCTGCATAGCTTTTAGGACAGAAATTATATTTGTGTGTTCATATCTGTCTCCTCAAGCTATAACTCAGAGTAAAGCCGTTATGGATGAGATATGGCAATAAGAAGAGTAGAGTAACTTGGAAACAACGTTTTGTCCCCAGGGCCATCCAGCTCTTCAATACTGGGCCTTAAAATGAGCCTGTCCCTANNNNNNNNNNGCCCCCCCCATCATATCACTTGTCTGCTGTACACCTGACTGTCCAGGCTATATTATCCCTCCTACACAATCTGGACTGTGGTCATAACACCTACATCttataacttattccctgtCACATATTGTTCTTatcagtcagtttataggttattatgtttatatgtaaTAGtcagttaatatttaatcatgatctactgcactgttcaccattgcacacagtctaACGTggtatctcaccttatcatggtcattgtatttctgtgagtgatttttatttttattctttggtatgtgtaatatatgtgtgtatgtgtctgttgtgttacggttgtcttgctactggatgcctaaaatcttctttgggatgaataaagtatctatctatctatctattattatATGTAATGTACAAGGTATTTGTACTGTAGACTGTAaccaggggcggatttagtcattttgaggcctaaggcaaacacNNNNNNNNNNGGCCCTCCACAACCCTTGTTCTCACCCTTTTCAATCCTTTTTTTCACTATATAGGAGCCAAAACCTGCTTATCTTTTCNNNNNNNNNNATTTGCATGTAATAGTTACTGCTTGTAAAATCTGCGACCCTCTTGATTTCTTGGAAAAAACCTCTGTCCCTGACTTGTTGTGGTCCCCNNNNNNNNNNTGAGCAGcgctctctgtctgacagctgattggccagagtactggatcatcttcaatcataacacattgattAGGGTGACTGCAACTCACGGGGTCTAGTTGCTGCTGTGGgtagctcctcttcatcagtgttagcattgatAGCCCAATAACCgcggcttcttgctgctctttagtaacgttaatgttagtgttgtcagtagccgtCGTGAAAAAGGTTGATACCTTttgaagttttgctaaaaacgttctgctttcttcccgcttcttccttttttcagaactaCTTCGGTAGCTTCCTTAATTTTTCAACCGCCCGTAGCCTCGCTTACAGCACGCGCTGAGGGtttacaaacacacgcagatGCGCAGTAGGATANNNNNNNNNNCCAATGtagtggggactggggggagtttctcaCCATGAATTTAACAATCGcatagcactttagcgtattAATGTTTAGATATATAATTATgttttgaaaagtaagacaacaaatcgtaatCATAAGTTTATGAGGTGTTTTagggggcccttggtagcttggggccCAAGGCAATTGCTTtcctttgcctaatggtaagtaCGCCTCTGTCTGCTGTGCACTTGACTGTCTTATCCTACAACCCAATCTGTGGTCATAACACCTACATCTTACATCTTATAACTTATGCATATTGATCTTATTCTTATTcaatcagtcagtttataggttattatgtttatatgtaattgttaatatttaatcatgatctactgcactgttcaatccctgcactgttcactatcatcattacacagtctaccatagtattttaccttatcatggtcattgcaattctgtgagtgattttttttttttttattcttatgtatgtgtgatatatgtgtatatgtatatatgtgtgatttatgtgtgtatatgtgtttgttgtgttatggttgtcttgctactggatgcctaaaatttcctttgg is a genomic window containing:
- the si:ch211-260e23.9 gene encoding tumor protein p53-inducible nuclear protein 2; amino-acid sequence: MIGKILSHLLGNAGEDFEAAGDTYEELMEFEEGGWVIVNLSGSGLLSAPEEDPLENLLIEHPSMSVYQMRCRMSGEEEELGSDEDEEDTSRPVAVRRHVSWRLAAWGIPLPCNLQLLAVQKARAQAEQRKLSRGALHRHNLAKMRFSPAEKRYGHFKQPCQRLYNY